The Malus domestica chromosome 10, GDT2T_hap1 genome contains a region encoding:
- the LOC139187412 gene encoding tryptophan aminotransferase-related protein 4-like, translating into MAPKGKSIYVASFSIIVNLLFCLCAFKLYVQGEWKLSWSRRAAEEAEHVAAIPCSGHGRAYSDGLILDGKEPVCECNSCYGGPDCSLFLTGCAANADGGDPFFLEPFWMQHAAKSAIAVAGWHRMSYSYPDKSYVSAELENHIRTVHAIVGNAVTEGRYIVFGAGSTHLLNAALYALSSDNFNSSPASVLVSVPYYKLYQTQAELFRSLDFKFEGDAALFQNISDDTANVIEYVTSPNNPDGQLKKAVFQGPNAKAIYDRVYYWPHFTAIPAPADDDLMIFSISKFTGHAGTRFGWAVVKDKSVYQRMETYLELSSFGVSRDSQLRALKLMNVVLETRGKEIFEFGFDNLKKRWEKLSNTLQLSNRFSLQKIAPQYCTYFQKIRGPSPAYAWVKCEREEDKDCYGVLQQEANVYGRRGSLFGAEDRYVRLALIRSEDDFDILLQRLNHLVLAEMNSKIIISSQVGGQYVS; encoded by the exons ATGGCGCCTAAGGGGAAAAGCATCTATGTTGCGAGCTTTTCTATAATTGTTAACCTATTGTTCTGTCTGTGTGCCTTCAAACTGTATGTGCAAGGAGAGTGGAAATTGAGCTGGAGCAGAAGAGCAGCAGAAGAAGCTGAGCACGTAGCAGCAATCCCTTGCTCAGGGCATGGACGAGCCTACTCAGATGGCCTAATTCTTGATGGGAAGGAACCTGTTTGTGAGTGCAATTCCTGCTATGGAGGCCCTGACTGCTCTTTGTTTTTAACTGGATGTGCAGCAAACGCTGACGG CGGAGACCCATTTTTCTTGGAACCCTTTTGGATGCAACATGCAGCTAAAAGTGCAATTGCAGTAGCAGGATGGCATCGAATGAGTTACAGCTACCCTGATAAATCTTACGTGTCAGCAGAGCTTGAGAATCACATCCGCACAGTTCATGCCATTGTTGGGAATGCTGTGACCGAAGGAAGATACATTGTTTTCGGTGCTGGCTCAACCCATCTTCTCAACGCTGCACTTTACGCGTTGTCTTCTGATAACTTTAACTCCTCACCTGCAAGTGTTTTGGTTTCAGTCCCTTATTACAAG CTTTATCAGACACAAGCGGAGCTTTTTCGATCACTTGACTTTAAGTTTGAAGGAGATGCGGCCTTGTTCCAGAACATCTCAGATGATACCGCAAACGTTATTGAGTATGTTACCTCACCGAACAATCCTGATGGGCAGCTGAAGAAGGCAGTGTTTCAAGGCCCGAATGCCAAAGCAATCTATGATCGTGTATATTACTGGCCACATTTTACAGCTATTCCAGCTCCAGCAGATGATGATCTTATGATATTTTCAATTTCTAAGTTCACTGGCCATGCTGGTACTAGATTCGG GTGGGCAGTTGTGAAAGATAAGTCTGTGTACCAAAGAATGGAAACCTACCTAGAGTTAAGTAGCTTCGGTGTTTCCCGGGACTCTCAGCTAAGAGCTTTGAAGCTTATGAATGTCGTCCTTGAAACTCGGGGCAAGGaaatttttgaatttgggtTCGACAATTTGAAGAAACGCTGGGAAAAGTTGAGCAATACCCTTCAGTTGTCAAACCGGTTTTCTCTGCAGAAAATTGCACCCCAGTACTGCACGTATTTCCAAAAAATTAGAGGACCTTCACCGG cTTATGCGTGGGTGAAGTGCGAGAGGGAAGAGGATAAAGATTGCTATGGAGTTCTGCAACAAGAAGCGAATGTTTATGGTCGCAGAGGTAGCTTGTTTGGTGCTGAAGATCGATATGTTCGCCTCGCCCTCATAAGAAGCGAAGACGATTTTGATATATTGCTTCAGCGACTTAACCATTTAGTCTTGGCTGAAATGAATAGCaaaataattatttcttctcaAGTAGGGGGTCAATACGTGAGCTAA